Within Limanda limanda chromosome 17, fLimLim1.1, whole genome shotgun sequence, the genomic segment gagcaggaggagggggaggctgTGTTCTGTAGAAGgcctctccctccatcatcctcGGGCCTTCTCTTCCTGGATGCGCTGACTCCCACATTTTCATATCAAAGTAGGCGCCTTGATGATGCAGATTAGGTTTGCTTGCGTGTTGTTCAGCAGGCATGTCAGTTTGGGGGATCATCCTCgttctctgctctgattggccgaccTTATGTCTTCCTGGGGAGGAGCCAGGCTGCATCATCAACTCCTTTGATGACCTGTTCATGGCTTTCACCCAGTCACTCATCTCATGCGGGTGATGTGGGAGGCCGCGAGGGTGAGGATACATTTGCAGCTTATTTGTGGACTGAGCCTGGTGGGCTAAGTTGTGGTATGGATGGTGTGAGGGGAAATGGGGATTCCCCCGGGGCATTGTATTTCCTTCTCTCGTTTCCCCGTATCTATAACCAGGAAAACTGCTGCCGCTGCCAGTTGATAAATCAACACTGTGAAGATAGGACTGATGCCTTGAGGGTGACGATAAAGGATTAGTGCTCATGGGGTGAGAAGGCAAGGGGGACATGTCCACATTACCACGCCTATAGGGGTCAGCATTCATGACCACAGATGAATGAACAGACTTGGGATGATACTCCATGTCTGCCTCGTTCGCTCCACCTCTGCCACGACGATCAGTTTGTAAATTTACAATGTCTGGACCAGGGTCCTTTGATATCATTTCCATTTTCACCACTTGTTTCTCTCCCGTGtcttttttactcagatcattGGCTGCGCCTGGAGAGGAAAATGGCTGTTGGATCACAGAGGCTCCAATctgacttttctctctctctcggtcactctccctttccctctctggTGTACTGCGCCGGTTTGGCGACACATCACAGATGACAGACCGCCGCTCTGACGGGGCTAATATGGAGCCTGATGACTTTTGAGACTCAGTTTGACCAATGCTGCCAGTTAGTGGCTCTGGCTCTTGCAAAAGGAGCTCCTGAACAGCAGATGATGGAGTGGACACATTAGATAACACTTTTCTCTGTGGCAGGGAGTAGTCAGCTAAGTTGATATGTTTGGGTGGGGGTTGCTGGGACTCTGTTGCCTGTTGTAAATGACTCTGGGACACACCTAATTCCGGTTTGTCAGCATTTTGCAAAATGTTAGCATTGGACACCTCTGACTTCACTGCAATCTGTGGATCTGTGGTGAAATCAGGCTCACTTCCATGCCTCAGGTTTGGATGTGTGGGCTTTCCAGCCTCTGCTCCTCCGCTCTGCATCCTCATATTTTCATACGGGGTTCTGCCTTGAATGTGTTGTTGAGCTTGGAGATGGGCAGGAAATGCCTGCTCTGGTCTGCCATAACGTCTATCTAAATTATAACCTTGAAGGACTTCTTGTAAAAGGCTGGGAAACTGCTGCATTTGAGAATTATCCTCGTGAACTTTCCCTCCTGTCCCGTGCCCTCGCTTTACCAAAGCCTCagctacagaaccagtctgagaTTGTTGGTAGCCTAAGTATCTGGAATTTGATTCCATTACACTCGCAGCACcagccctccctctctttttcattGACAAATCTGAGCCATATGTTGATTCTGGGTAGCCATATTTATGTGACGCAGACTGGGGGGTATTCTGAGGCCGTCCAAAATTTGATTTCTGTGAGGAATACAGACTGAGATCTATTCCCTCCTCTCCATTATGGCTGCTTGACTCTCTTAAGTAAGAGTGTGACTGTTTCTCTTCACCACAGTTGTCTTGGGGgtgcttgtttttttcagtgTGACTTCCCTCAGATCGAGCTGAAACAATCACACCAACACCACTGGCACTTTGCTGCTCTTCTGACGTGtgcttctcttccctctcactATTGTGTAATCTGGATGCAGTGTGCAACTTATTTTCTTTGTCCTGACCATTTTGTGTGTTGACTTCTACATCTCGCTGCATCTGGCTACTGCCTCTCTCTGCTTTTTCAACTACGCCTTCACTTTCGTTTTTGATTACTTCATTTTTAACCCCTGTTGTCTTCTTGCGACCACCTCTGTTGTCGTTATATGTTAAAACAGGTTCTGAGACACAGTTTGGCTGGGGGGGAGGAatgctggaggagagggaggaggaaactggaggCGTTGAATGTGATATTGGGCCAGTCTCTGATGACTGACAGCCaaaggatggagatgatgaCAAGGAGGGAACACGAGCTTCATTTGCTTTTAGCTCGGAAACACGTTGCTCTTTTGTCAGTGAATCTGAGACTGTTTTAGCATTTGCTGTTTGTACAGACTGTGGTTGGATTTGATTCTGAGGTGGAGGGTGATAGCCTGTTGTTTCGGATCCACTGCTTGCACCACTCATCTGTCTCACTCTGCCGTGTTCCCCTTCAGAAAACTGTTCCTCGCGCTCCACCTTGGTCCCTGATGAGCCTCCTACTGACATTAACGAGGAGTCTTCATCGGCGCCAGCATCTAAACTGGCACCATCAGCACTTCCATCTTTGACTGTGCTAGTACTTGAGGCTGCACTTGCATTTCGGCTCCTAGGATGTGAGTGGGGCATGCTATGTAAAGCCTGTTGCATCGGTCCGACTTCTTTCTTCTTGTGTGAAAGTACGGTGTCAGTGAGGAGCATGTGCTGAACTGTGTTTGGTAAGTTGGCTACTTGTGAGCTCAAGGCATTAAGACTATTCAGGCCGGCGTCCTGCATTTTATCAAGCAGAGAAGATGAATAAACAGAAGATGCGTCCTCTCGGGATCCAATTCCTGCTCCGAGACCTGTTTTGTTGCGACCTGCAACTGAACTCATGCTGTGAGCTTTATGACTGCCGCTGCTTCCACAACTACTGATGCTGCTATTTGAGTTGGGAGTGGGACTTAACTGTGGCATAGTCTGCAGTAATCTGCCATGACCATGGCTGCTACGGGGGTTTGATGGAGGAGGATGTGAAGGACCATGACCTGAGGGGTTTCCATGTGCCTCTGATACACCCATcaaaggggagggagaggagctaCAGCTGGGGGAATGAACTGCTGAGGCAGCGGGAGAGGGGTTCGATATCGGGCTGAAGTTTTGGTTGATTTGGGTTTGCTGAGCGTTGGGGTGCATTGGGGATTTGGCTATTTCTTGAGATGCTGCTTGAGGTATACTGGGATTGGAGGGTTGTTTAGCATATACAGACCCTGGAGACAGGCCCTGGTGCTGCATCTTGAGAGAGTTGTCGTAACCTACCCCTAAATTGTGCTGCGAGTTGCGGTGCTGTAGTGTGGACTGCTTGTGAAGAGAATGCGTCTGTGGGGAATATCCAGGATAACTTGAAGCATGGTAGCTCTGTTGAACATTCTCCATTGGCCCCACATTGTTAGCAGCAACTGAACTGGAGACCGAGTTTGAAGTGGAGTTGACACTGGGAGAGCTGTTGACTTTGGGATCAAATCCACTGCTCGCAGCCCCATCGAGATATCTCTGCGGCGGAGGGCTGTACATTCCTGATGACCCCGTGGATGCTCCACTCTGTGGCGAGTAGTGGGCGTACTGTGGGGTCATTCTGTGCCCAGAGAGGGGGTAGCTCCGATGCTGCTGTCCGTGGTGGACGGCTGGGAAGGTTTGCCCATGCTGCCGGTGCTGCATCTGAGAGACTGACACTGACTGCATTGCAGGGTTCTGGCTCATATTGTACTGGTGGGTAGGAGAGAAGgctccagcaccagcacctCCACCTGAACCAGCACTAGAGCCGTAGTCTACTGGATACGGTGACATCAGGCCAGGTGATGGGGCAGAGCCAGATCCAGCGTGTCGGTACTGGTGAGGTATATGTCCATCAATATTAGGGTAACCAAAGCCTGCCCCGTAACCAATACCTCCCCTTCTTTGCCTCTCCTTCCCGCCGATTGAAAAATAATAGTCCATGGCATCCTTCCTGTAAGGGTTGGTACTATTGCCACTGTGAATGTTACCCTGTGTTGGTGGTTGCTCCACAGCTGCTCTGTTTCTAGCACTGTAAGCTAGCATGTGGCTGGCTTGACTGGGGTGGTGATGGCCTCTGAGCAGGCTCTGCTGTTGCATGCCTGCATAATCGTCTGTCATCCTCGGGGAGATCTGGGGTTCTGCTGGCTGAGGGGGATACGGAGGTCCGCCTCCACCCCTCCCACTGAACCCATGGGGTAAAGAAGTAGGAGCTGGACTGTTTGGAAAATTctgcattgtgtttttttggttttatggaataaaaaaaaaactgaaaaatctgTCACTGTCTATATCAGGGAATGTTTCTGATCAGAAACTGGAAGGCTTATGGCAGTAACCATAAATGACAAAGAGAGAGTCTCTGGCCTGGCAGTAAAACAAGGAAATGCTTTTGAAATCCaccaaagagctgcagcagatatCACAGATGCTGTAATCCCTTTTGTTGTTGCAGAGAGTTCCCGGGAGGTTGAATGGATGATGATTTTATCAATATAGAAAAAGGTAAAATGGTAAAAATCTTTCTTCTTCAATGTGGTGGTTGTTCTTGcttaaaaatgtttacataCAGGAGGGTCTTAAAGAAAGATATGCGTAGTGAAGCAGGTTTCTACTGCAGAGGAGTCCAAGATCAAAAGAATGCAGACATTCCCATGGCGTGGAGACTGTTTGGCACTAAGCAGGCAACAATATCACGGACAACTGACACACCAGCGAGAGATGTGCGTCAAATGtctttacatgcacacactccgCTGTAACAACAGCTGAAGCAAAGCAGAGCTACGTTCttgaatgaaaaacagaaatctaTTGAGAGCGTGTTCCGTCACAGCGATCCTTCAGTTTGTCCACATGTGTGACCGGACCCACCGCTGTGTGAGACTGCAGTAACAGAATCAAGAGGTCTGGATACAGACCCTCACTGAACGCTCCCGGAGGCAAACACTCCATTGATATTCTCATTAACTGGTGGATGCAGAGTGTAATTCTTTctgagaggtttttttttcttggtcatTCCCtcttaaataacattttctcgTTAGTTATTTTGCTGCTGCATGCATTCATTTGGACTGGAGAGGTCGTTGGTCCCTTTTCAGAGATCGTTCTTTTCCTCAGATTCTTCTTGGTGTAACTTCAGCATGAAGCGGCCttacctttgttttgtttttttgtgtcaacCATAATATAGTTCTAGCAAGGTCCATGGCAACAATTGTCCCAAAGGAGGGTAATCCATTTATTCCACTTCAAGATGAGTCGGTTCAAGCTGCggtttctctctttctcgtcCGTATTTCCATGCAGATAAGTTCTTTCTCCACGAGGCGCCGACCAGAAGCCTTCACAACTCTGCAATCACAAAAGATGAATTAGAGATTTTAGTATGCAAAGATGAAAAGGCCATTTCTGTTTATTATACATTTTGCTAAAGCTCTGTCGTCTTTGTTAAATAATTATCAAGAGAAATGAGC encodes:
- the tcf20 gene encoding transcription factor 20 isoform X2 — protein: MQNFPNSPAPTSLPHGFSGRGGGGPPYPPQPAEPQISPRMTDDYAGMQQQSLLRGHHHPSQASHMLAYSARNRAAVEQPPTQGNIHSGNSTNPYRKDAMDYYFSIGGKERQRRGGIGYGAGFGYPNIDGHIPHQYRHAGSGSAPSPGLMSPYPVDYGSSAGSGGGAGAGAFSPTHQYNMSQNPAMQSVSVSQMQHRQHGQTFPAVHHGQQHRSYPLSGHRMTPQYAHYSPQSGASTGSSGMYSPPPQRYLDGAASSGFDPKVNSSPSVNSTSNSVSSSVAANNVGPMENVQQSYHASSYPGYSPQTHSLHKQSTLQHRNSQHNLGVGYDNSLKMQHQGLSPGSVYAKQPSNPSIPQAASQEIAKSPMHPNAQQTQINQNFSPISNPSPAASAVHSPSCSSSPSPLMGVSEAHGNPSGHGPSHPPPSNPRSSHGHGRLLQTMPQLSPTPNSNSSISSCGSSGSHKAHSMSSVAGRNKTGLGAGIGSREDASSVYSSSLLDKMQDAGLNSLNALSSQVANLPNTVQHMLLTDTVLSHKKKEVGPMQQALHSMPHSHPRSRNASAASSTSTVKDGSADGASLDAGADEDSSLMSVGGSSGTKVEREEQFSEGEHGRVRQMSGASSGSETTGYHPPPQNQIQPQSVQTANAKTVSDSLTKEQRVSELKANEARVPSLSSSPSFGCQSSETGPISHSTPPVSSSLSSSIPPPQPNCVSEPVLTYNDNRGGRKKTTGVKNEVIKNESEGVVEKAERGSSQMQRDVEVNTQNGQDKENKLHTASRLHNSEREEKHTSEEQQSASGVGVIVSARSEGSHTEKNKHPQDNCGEEKQSHSYLRESSSHNGEEGIDLSLYSSQKSNFGRPQNTPQSASHKYGYPESTYGSDLSMKKRGRAGAASVMESNSRYLGYQQSQTGSVAEALVKRGHGTGGKVHEDNSQMQQFPSLLQEVLQGYNLDRRYGRPEQAFPAHLQAQQHIQGRTPYENMRMQSGGAEAGKPTHPNLRHGSEPDFTTDPQIAVKSEVSNANILQNADKPELGVSQSHLQQATESQQPPPKHINLADYSLPQRKVLSNVSTPSSAVQELLLQEPEPLTGSIGQTESQKSSGSILAPSERRSVICDVSPNRRSTPERERESDREREKSQIGASVIQQPFSSPGAANDLSKKDTGEKQVVKMEMISKDPGPDIVNLQTDRRGRGGANEADMEYHPKSVHSSVVMNADPYRRGNVDMSPLPSHPMSTNPLSSPSRHQSYLHSVDLSTGSGSSFPGYRYGETREGNTMPRGNPHFPSHHPYHNLAHQAQSTNKLQMYPHPRGLPHHPHEMSDWVKAMNRSSKELMMQPGSSPGRHKVGQSEQRTRMIPQTDMPAEQHASKPNLHHQGAYFDMKMWESAHPGREGPRMMEGEAFYRTQPPPPPAPVASHGPAPPQMIHGQNAAEPEVPRGAKEEAKHPGPPPPSHPAKPPADMNVPPKVRQSKAGGSGDTNPLILRRRVRSFISPIPAKRQLQDVTQPRAASNSHHSPGAHSESSHHNEEDSTGSDILCPRLSSPMSGENTYSQPQSPSSANTKVLPPKKGRGLKLEAIVQKITPNIKKPAGHAEDESNHYPGFSHSDAFNDSQDQDLAHFPRVTGGNDSYMDDSHSLNNINPFRGVDETGPLPPSAYPCDPLQTSQALKQQDFDFGLGTSVASASDDKEDFALLGPLPPPPPLPRPVQGSPPPSSSALSDIQHFTNTYQELETRRGEQSAANLLRQKLQESDMGFDDYPGSDYYGTTPPHHSQGQGHMLSRHQMSSGRSSLSPDSKNSDSHVPKGYFPSGKKKGRPVGSVNKQKRAQQQAGTPTQGQSQGQTPNTALSTAPSSPTPSTGAASALQTELSPSCTPAPEEHLMSDDKITLPLDPPVLTQVVKVDVESEDTHQETEVKPVRRRRRGVKDEDGPLEPRGRQRRRRRGGAAAAPSVAKDDPDTPLGSGGGRAFTDSNRKGPFAPHIHVENKVPEIGAVCTIVNAEEEKMKGERSAVAGKAGGSGIDSLLTSALSSQVSKRDKESERRSSDEEETTLQAGKRLPSSGFVVSGSVITETDHSGRLLCCLCQKWANYKHLGDLYGPFYRAEYAAKLPKNQPQVRQGQATTGTNKTGANPDMSSNYLSTIQDSQTAEAQFPKPVTESDYAISLDSNPASLSTPVRTASPAGREDMMMHVAGKLSNTAFPYSYSSSSSSSSSSTTTSKTKFLTWDMNLDTRPIPQLKRELDLETDPQQVQKQLLLQPPPDEALQRPQHRKLTSHPRFKRRHKSSEDSPRMVPSNSKASLPFQPPPPALDSLGPLAQLAQLPQMPMDPEELWVHECCIVWTSGVYLVNGRLYGLQEALDGARETSCSYCEMVGSTLGCYSKGCTLRYHYMCAIEADCSLNEDNYSLRCPKHKSTQSIRPAKSVYLEQSERG
- the tcf20 gene encoding transcription factor 20 isoform X1 is translated as MQNFPNSPAPTSLPHGFSGRGGGGPPYPPQPAEPQISPRMTDDYAGMQQQSLLRGHHHPSQASHMLAYSARNRAAVEQPPTQGNIHSGNSTNPYRKDAMDYYFSIGGKERQRRGGIGYGAGFGYPNIDGHIPHQYRHAGSGSAPSPGLMSPYPVDYGSSAGSGGGAGAGAFSPTHQYNMSQNPAMQSVSVSQMQHRQHGQTFPAVHHGQQHRSYPLSGHRMTPQYAHYSPQSGASTGSSGMYSPPPQRYLDGAASSGFDPKVNSSPSVNSTSNSVSSSVAANNVGPMENVQQSYHASSYPGYSPQTHSLHKQSTLQHRNSQHNLGVGYDNSLKMQHQGLSPGSVYAKQPSNPSIPQAASQEIAKSPMHPNAQQTQINQNFSPISNPSPAASAVHSPSCSSSPSPLMGVSEAHGNPSGHGPSHPPPSNPRSSHGHGRLLQTMPQLSPTPNSNSSISSCGSSGSHKAHSMSSVAGRNKTGLGAGIGSREDASSVYSSSLLDKMQDAGLNSLNALSSQVANLPNTVQHMLLTDTVLSHKKKEVGPMQQALHSMPHSHPRSRNASAASSTSTVKDGSADGASLDAGADEDSSLMSVGGSSGTKVEREEQFSEGEHGRVRQMSGASSGSETTGYHPPPQNQIQPQSVQTANAKTVSDSLTKEQRVSELKANEARVPSLSSSPSFGCQSSETGPISHSTPPVSSSLSSSIPPPQPNCVSEPVLTYNDNRGGRKKTTGVKNEVIKNESEGVVEKAERGSSQMQRDVEVNTQNGQDKENKLHTASRLHNSEREEKHTSEEQQSASGVGVIVSARSEGSHTEKNKHPQDNCGEEKQSHSYLRESSSHNGEEGIDLSLYSSQKSNFGRPQNTPQSASHKYGYPESTYGSDLSMKKRGRAGAASVMESNSRYLGYQQSQTGSVAEALVKRGHGTGGKVHEDNSQMQQFPSLLQEVLQGYNLDRRYGRPEQAFPAHLQAQQHIQGRTPYENMRMQSGGAEAGKPTHPNLRHGSEPDFTTDPQIAVKSEVSNANILQNADKPELGVSQSHLQQATESQQPPPKHINLADYSLPQRKVLSNVSTPSSAVQELLLQEPEPLTGSIGQTESQKSSGSILAPSERRSVICDVSPNRRSTPERERESDREREKSQIGASVIQQPFSSPGAANDLSKKDTGEKQVVKMEMISKDPGPDIVNLQTDRRGRGGANEADMEYHPKSVHSSVVMNADPYRRGNVDMSPLPSHPMSTNPLSSPSRHQSYLHSVDLSTGSGSSFPGYRYGETREGNTMPRGNPHFPSHHPYHNLAHQAQSTNKLQMYPHPRGLPHHPHEMSDWVKAMNRSSKELMMQPGSSPGRHKVGQSEQRTRMIPQTDMPAEQHASKPNLHHQGAYFDMKMWESAHPGREGPRMMEGEAFYRTQPPPPPAPVASHGPAPPQMIHGQNAAEPEVPRGAKEEAKHPGPPPPSHPAKPPADMNVPPKVRQSKAGGSGDTNPLILRRRVRSFISPIPAKRQLQDVTQPRAASNSHHSPGAHSESSHHNEEDSTGSDILCPRLSSPMSGENTYSQPQSPSSANTKVLPPKKGRGLKLEAIVQKITPNIKKPAGHAEDESNHYPGFSHSDAFNDSQDQDLAHFPRVTGGNDSYMDDSHSLNNINPFRGVDETGPLPPSAYPCDPLQTSQALKQQDFDFGLGTSVASASDDKEDFALLGPLPPPPPLPRPVQGSPPPSSSALSDIQHFTNTYQELETRRGEQSAANLLRQKLQESDMGFDDYPGSDYYGTTPPHHSQGQGHMLSRHQMSSGRSSLSPDSKNSDSHVPKGYFPSGKKKGRPVGSVNKQKRAQQQAGTPTQGQSQGQTPNTALSTAPSSPTPSTGAASALQTELSPSCTPAPEEHLMSDDKITLPLDPPVLTQVVKVDVESEDTHQETEVKPVRRRRRGVKDEDGPLEPRGRQRRRRRGGAAAAPSVAKDDPDTPLGSGGGRAFTDSNRKGPFAPHIHVENKVPEIGAVCTIVNAEEEKMKGERSAVAGKAGGSGIDSLLTSALSSQVSKRDKESERRSSDEEETTLQAGKRLPSSGFVVSGSVITETDHSGRLLCCLCQKWANYKHLGDLYGPFYRAEYAAKLPKNQPQVRQGQATTGTNKTGANPDMSSNYLSTIQDSQTAEAQFPKPVTESDYAISLDSNPASLSTPVRTASPAGREDMMMHVAGKLSNTAFPYSYSSSSSSSSSSTTTSKTKFLTWDMNLDTRPIPQLKRELDLETDPQQVQKQLLLQPPPDEALQRPQHRKLTSHPRFKRRHKSSEDSPRMVPSNSKASLPFQPPPPALDSLGPLAQLAQLPQMPMDPEELWVHECCIVWTSGVYLVNGRLYGLQEALDGARETSCSYCEMVGSTLGCYSKGCTLRYHYMCAIEADCSLNEDNYSLRCPKHKVKKESLPRASGPPSQFTWSSQREAERDGEEEETQESGSC